The Pan troglodytes isolate AG18354 chromosome 1, NHGRI_mPanTro3-v2.0_pri, whole genome shotgun sequence genome includes a region encoding these proteins:
- the POU3F1 gene encoding POU domain, class 3, transcription factor 1, which translates to MATTAQYLPRGPGGGAGGTGPLMHPDAAAAAAAAAAAERLHAGAAYREVQKLMHHEWLGAGAGHPVGLAHPQWLPTGGGGGGDWAGGPHLEHGKAGGGGTGRADDGGGGGGFHARLVHQGAAHAGAAWAQGSTAHHLGPAMSPSPGASGGHQPQPLGLYAQAAYPGGGGGGLAGMLAAGGGGAGPGLHHALHEDGHEAQLEPSPPPHLGAHGHAHGHAHAGGLHAAAAHLHPGAGGGGSSVGEHSDEDAPSSDDLEQFAKQFKQRRIKLGFTQADVGLALGTLYGNVFSQTTICRFEALQLSFKNMCKLKPLLNKWLEETDSSSGSPTNLDKIAAQGRKRKKRTSIEVGVKGALESHFLKCPKPSAHEITGLADSLQLEKEVVRVWFCNRRQKEKRMTPAAGAGHPPMDDVYAPGELGPGGGGASPPSAPPPPPPAALHHHHHHTLPGSVQ; encoded by the coding sequence ATGGCCACCACCGCGCAGTACCTGCCGCGGGGCCCCGGTGGCGGAGCCGGGGGCACCGGGCCGCTTATGCACCCGgacgccgcggcggcggcggcggcggcggcggccgcggaGCGATTGCATGCAGGGGCCGCGTACCGCGAAGTGCAGAAGCTGATGCACCACGAGTGGCTGGGCGCGGGCGCGGGCCACCCCGTGGGCCTAGCGCACCCCCAGTGGCTACCCAcgggaggaggcggcggcggcgatTGGGCCGGTGGCCCGCACCTAGAACACGGCAAGGCAGGCGGCGGCGGCACCGGCCGAGCCGacgacggcggcggcggcggaggttTCCACGCGCGCCTGGTGCACCAGGGGGCGGCCCACGCGGGCGCGGCATGGGCGCAGGGCAGCACAGCGCACCACTTGGGCCCGGCCATGTCGCCCTCGCCCGGGGCCAGCGGGGGCCACCAGCCCCAGCCGCTCGGGCTGTACGCGCAGGCGGCCTACCcggggggcggcggcggcggcctgGCCGGGATGCTGGCGGCGGGCGGTGGCGGCGCGGGGCCGGGCCTGCACCACGCGCTGCACGAGGACGGCCACGAGGCGCAGCTGGAGCCGTCGCCGCCGCCGCATCTGGGCGCCCACGGACACGCACACGGACATGCACACGCGGGCGGCCTGCACGCGGCGGCGGCGCACCTCCACCCgggcgcgggcggcggcggctcATCGGTGGGCGAGCACTCGGACGAGGATGCGCCCAGCTCGGACGACCTGGAGCAGTTCGCCAAGCAGTTCAAGCAGCGGCGCATCAAGCTGGGCTTCACGCAGGCCGACGTGGGGCTGGCGCTGGGCACGCTCTACGGTAACGTGTTCTCGCAGACCACCATCTGCCGCTTCGAGGCCCTGCAGCTGAGCTTCAAGAACATGTGCAAGCTCAAGCCGCTGCTCAACAAGTGGCTGGAGGAGACCGACTCGTCCAGCGGCAGCCCCACCAACCTGGACAAGATCGCGGCGCAGGGCCGCAAGCGCAAGAAGCGCACGTCCATCGAGGTGGGGGTCAAAGGCGCGCTCGAGAGCCACTTTCTCAAGTGCCCCAAGCCCTCGGCGCACGAGATCACCGGCTTGGCAGACAGCCTGCAGCTGGAGAAGGAGGTGGTGCGCGTCTGGTTCTGCAACCGGCGGCAGAAGGAGAAGCGCATGACCCCTGCGGCCGGCGCGGGCCACCCGCCCATGGACGATGTATACGCGCCTGGGGAGCTAGGGCCTGGCGGGGGCGGCGCATCGCCACCCTCCGCGCCCCCACCGCCCCCGCCGGCGGCgctgcaccaccaccaccaccacacactgcCCGGCTCCGTGCAGTGA